The Verrucomicrobiota bacterium genome includes a region encoding these proteins:
- a CDS encoding tetratricopeptide repeat protein, whose amino-acid sequence MILELLPDCLGIFAQAGEPPSVAKEGDALGRSLLVFVGGGLLLGAAFLIWVLPALINKVNDMLYDSGEQVELDETQRARVLVAQGDYDTAISEFRKLSQKHPEDRVPVIEIAKIQLDKLADPDAAIATFEEVLDGREWGPEDAAFFLFRLEELYLEEKGDSAKAIELLEFVIEQFPETRFSANATHKLHEIRKTEPAASPTPLPVEPAVPAEEEEETFVSPPRPDA is encoded by the coding sequence ATGATTTTGGAACTTTTGCCAGATTGTCTAGGGATTTTCGCACAGGCGGGGGAGCCCCCGTCGGTGGCCAAAGAGGGAGACGCCCTCGGTCGGAGTTTGCTCGTCTTTGTGGGCGGAGGCCTTCTGCTCGGGGCGGCCTTCCTCATCTGGGTCCTGCCTGCCCTCATCAACAAGGTCAATGACATGCTCTATGATTCTGGCGAGCAGGTCGAGCTGGACGAGACCCAGCGGGCCAGGGTGCTGGTGGCGCAAGGCGACTACGACACGGCCATCAGCGAGTTCCGCAAGCTCTCTCAAAAGCATCCTGAGGATCGGGTGCCCGTTATCGAAATCGCAAAAATCCAGCTCGACAAGCTGGCCGATCCCGATGCCGCCATAGCCACCTTCGAAGAGGTCCTCGATGGACGGGAATGGGGCCCTGAGGACGCCGCCTTCTTTCTCTTTCGATTGGAGGAACTCTACCTCGAGGAAAAGGGAGACAGCGCCAAAGCGATCGAGCTTTTGGAGTTTGTCATTGAGCAATTTCCCGAGACCCGTTTTTCCGCCAATGCCACCCACAAGTTGCACGAGATCCGCAAGACCGAACCTGCAGCCAGCCCGACGCCGCTGCCGGTGGAACCTGCGGTCCCGGCGGAAGAGGAGGAGGAAACCTTCGTCTCCCCCCCGCGGCCCGACGCCTGA